A single Amphiura filiformis chromosome 19, Afil_fr2py, whole genome shotgun sequence DNA region contains:
- the LOC140141605 gene encoding uncharacterized protein translates to MAKITIAGLVCKAVLNINLLFILTTSLHGRYQAIADEEVQTWNATSCETYYTNLSKALNMSKLNHSCLRVVSPPGIGIRMNLLAVDADWSYYNYFYIQYDRSECEEEQIVAFSGAAKPCSYEFNTNLLEIHLHASITVQFINSSMDENPLPPVCDFSDIVGLNQDQDHQSCANLKYYDDIQTITYEFKTQFELEEQHPFLAPAVEFKHLDRFFDASELPPLQLPVANVTCVGKLPQCPMGCSCTLAYQQFDIHCSAISTTSRTLLLYFIAADPTSSTCSTTALDISSRRLQDIQTGSFSNLTDITYLFVSSNDLETLQNETFKGLNQLQVLDLSNNRISYITKGTFLGLAHLSLLVLNGNELRLVTSDMFFGLSNLEVLYLADNIITTVNSDAFFYLKQLKIVSLRMNVITNLYFQSFSESLYILDVSKNNVHYFSVNMSEYFPNLTHLYLQGNSIANIKQITFELIPNLSLLYLHDNVIKSIPSTLSKFERLKRLLLHSNMISELDVKLFDKLQNLSILSLNSNKITTLPSNIFDNLNSLTELYLYNNTISELDVKLFDKLQNLSLLWLHSNKITTLPLNLFDNLTSLTNLVLYSNSIAELDVNLFDKLQSLSILWLHSNKITTLPSNLFDNLTSLTELDLYNNMISELDVKLFDKLENLSILMLHSNKITTLPSACLTIYPI, encoded by the exons atggccaaaataaccatcGCAGGCCTTGTTTGCAAGGCAGTACTGAATATAAACCTGCTGTTCATCTTAACAACTAGTCTACATGGCCGATACCAAGCCATAGCAGATGAGGAAGTACAGACTTGGAATGCCACAAGCTGTGAGACCTATTACACCAACTTGTCCAAAGCATTAAACATGTCCAAACTCAATCACAGTTGCCTTAGAGTTGTGTCACCTCCTGGAATAGGAATACGCATGAATCTTCTCGCTGTAGACGCAGATTGGTCTTATTATAACTACTTCTATATCCAGTATGACAGGAGCGAATGTGAAGAAGAACAAATTGTTGCATTTTCGGGCGCAGCAAAACCATGCAGCTATGAATTTAACACAAATCTGCTGGAAATTCATCTCCACGCATCGATCACTGTACAATTTATAAACTCTTCCATGGATGAAAACCCACTGCCTCCAGTTTGTGACTTCTCTGATATTGTTGGTCTAAATCAAGATCAAGATCATCAATCTTGTGCCAATCTGAAGTACTATGATGATATTCAAACAATCACGTATGAATTCAAAACACAGTTTGAACTGGAGGAACAACACCCATTTCTGGCCCCAGCCGTGGAATTTAAACATCTAGATCGTTTTTTTGATGCAAGTGAATTGCCACCACTGCAGTTACCTGTTGCAA ATGTTACATGTGTTGGTAAACTCCCGCAGTGTCCGATGGGGTGTTCATGTACACTCGCTTATCAACAGTTTGACATCCACTGTTCTGCTATTTCTACCACATCAAGAACCCTTCTGCTATACTTCATAGCAGCAGATCCTACCAGCTCTACCTGCAGTACAACTGCACTTGATATCTCCAGCAGACGACTCCAAGACATCCAGACCGGATCCTTCTCAAACCTCACAGATATCACCTACTTATTTGTATCTAGCAATGATCTAGAAACACTTCAAAATGAGACATTCAAAGGTTTGAACCAGCTTCAAGTACTGGACCTCTCAAATAACAGGATTTCCTATATTACTAAAGGTACATTCTTAGGTCTTGCACATTTAAGTCTATTGGTTTTAAATGGGAATGAGTTAAGATTAGTTACGTCCGATATGTTTTTTGGATTAAGTAATTTGGAAGTGCTTTATCTCGCAGACAATATCATAACTACAGTGAATTCtgatgcatttttctatttaaaacAGCTTAAGATAGTATCCTTAAGAATGAACGTAATCACCAATTTGTATTTTCAATCTTTTAGTGAAAGCCTTTATATTCTAGATGTATCTAAAAATAATGTACACTATTTCAGTGTCAACATGTCAGAGTATTTTCCGAACCTAACTCATTTATATCTACAGGGTAACTCCATTGCAAACATTAAACAAATCACATTTGAACTGATTCCCAACTTGTCCCTTTTGTATCTCCATGACAATGTCATCAAATCAATACCTAGTACATTGTCAAAATTTGAAAGATTAAAACGGTTATTGCTTCATTCAAACATGAtatctgaacttgatgtgaaattatttgataagttaCAAAATCTATCTATTCTTTCACTGAATTCTAATAAGATAACAACATTGCCATCAAACATATTTGATAATCTCAACAGTCTGACAGAACTATACCTTTATAACAACACAAtatctgaacttgatgtgaaattatttgaCAAGTTACAAAATTTATCTCTTCTTTGGCTGCATTCTAATAAGATAACAACATTGCCATTAAACCTATTTGATAATCTCACCAGTCTGACAAACCTAGTCCTTTATAGCAACAGTATAGCTGAACTTGATGTGAATTTATTTGATAAATTGCAAAGTTTATCTATTCTTTGGCTGCATTCTAATAAGATAACAACATTGCCATCAAACCTATTTGATAATCTCACCAGCCTGACGGAACTAGACCTTTATAACAACATGAtatctgaacttgatgtgaaattatttgataagttaGAAAATTTATCTATTCTTATGCTGCATTCTAATAAGATAACAACATTGCCATCCGCCTGTTTGACAATCTATCCAATTTGA